TCCGATGAACCGGCAAATACGTCCTTGGGATGATCTGAAGTCCACTTGGCAGCTTCGACGTCTTTTCAAGAAGGAAAAATTCGATATCGTCCATACGCACACGGCGAAGGCTGGCGTCCTAGGAAGAATAGCAGCAAAGCTGGCAGGCATTCCGCTTATCCTTCATACGAGTCATGGTTTACCCTTCTTCGAGGGGCAATCTAGAAAGGCATTTCATCTATATCGGTTATTAGAGGCAATCGGCGCGAGATTCTGTCATGCCCTGTCCTCCCAGAACCGTGAGGATATACCGAAGCTGCGCACGCTAGCTCCAAACAAGCCCGTATTCTGGGAAGGCAACGGTGTTGATCTGGACAAGCTTACTAAGGAGCAGCACAAAATAACCGATCCATCCTTATCGCTACTGAGGACGGCATATGAAATACCGCCTGAGCGCGGTGTGCTACTGATGGCAGCGCGGTTCGAGCCAGTGAAGAACCATGCCATGCTGCTGTCAGCATTGAGCAGCTTAAAGTCGAAAGATCAGCTGAGCTTTATTACCCTGTTGGCAGGCAAGGGGCCGTTAGAGTCAACGATTAAGCAACAGATTAGTGAGCTTGGACTGAACAATGACGTTCTAATGATTGGGCATCAATCACCACTCTATCAACACCTGAAGTTAGCTGATGCTGTCGTTCTGACCTCCGATAAGGAGGGAATTCCCCGGATTGTAATGGAAGCAATGGCTTTCAGCAAGCCCGTTATTGCGACTAATGCACTGGGGACACGAGAGCTAGTAAAGCATGAGAAGACCGGAGAACTGATTCCATTAGGGAGAGCAGATTTGCTAGCAGATTCCTTAATGAGAGTGATGAACGATGTAGATCTGAGACAGCGAATGGGCAAGGAAGCTAGAGAGGTTATTAAGAGCGAATATACCGAACAGCTTGTTGTCCAACGGCTAAGCGCGATGTATAAGGAGCTTGATCCAGCAGCAGGCAAGGGACTTCTCTCTTGGAGGGATCGTCGTAGGAGAGCATTCGTCAAACGTGCCTTCGATCTTGCTGTTTCCGTTCCGGCCCTAATAGTTCTATCACCTGTCTATTTGCTTACAGCTTTACTAGTGAGATTAAAGCTAGGCTCACCTGTACTGTTTAAGCAGGAGCGGCCTGGATTATATGGTAAACCGTTTCACGTATTTAAGTTCCGAACGATGACGGACAAGAGGGATGCTTCGGGTCAATTGCTTCCTGATGGGGTTAGGCTGACAGCTTTCGGACAGCTACTGAGGCGATTAAGCCTAGACGAGCTGCCTCAATTGTTGAATGTCGTCAAAGGAGACATGAGTCTCGTCGGACCACGACCCTTATTAATGGAATATTTAGATTTATATACATCTGATCAGGCTAGGCGGCACGATGTTCGTCCGGGAATAACCGGCTGGGCACAGGTGAATGGACGCAACGCCATTTCCTGGGAGGAAAAATTCCGGCTAGATTGCTGGTACGTTGATAGGCAATCGTTCCTGCTAGATTTGAGAATTGTGATGCTGACTGCTCTAAAAGTAGTTAGGAGAGAAGGAATTGCACAGGAAGGCCATGCTACGGTTGGCAAATTTACAGGAGCTAGAACAATGGAGGGATCCTCATGACAGAGAAGGTACAATGGCTCATTATTATCGGCTCGGGCGGTCACGGTAAGGTTGCGGCAGATGCTGCTGTAGCCTCCGGTCGCTATCGAGTCGCAGCATTCGCTGATGACAAATATGAATCAGACCGGATTAAAGGCGGTATTCTCCACGCACCACTGGCTTCTATTCAATCCTTGCTCAACCAGATTGAGGATGCACGAGTTGTTGTAGCGGTTGGAACCAATTCCATCCGTATGCAGATAGTCAAACGGCTTAATTTGCCCGAAGAGAAGTACGCCACAATCATTCATCCCAAAGCAGTCATTAGTCCAAGCGCGAAGATTGGTCATGGCAGTGTCATATTTGCCGGTGCTGTACTAAATGCAGATGCGGTTATCGGCCAACACGCGATTGTTAATTCGAATGCGGTTGTCGAGCATGACTGTGTAATCGGGGATTTCGTTCATATTTCACCAGCAGTTGCAATGGCTGGAGGTGTCCATATTGAAATGGGGGCACACATTGGAATAGGTGCTTGCCTCATTCCCGGAGTATCGGTTGGAGCATGGAGCACGCTAGGTGCAGGTGCTGTCGCCATTCGCGATGTACCAGCCGATTGCACGGCTGTAGGTGTTCCAGCTTCGCATATTCGTGCCAAAAACGGATTGGTCCCAAGTGTCCATCTGAAGCTAGCAGGCGGTTAACTACAACAAGAAATGGAAGGGGAGAAAATAATGATTACAGAGCAACAGTCCCGTATTTATTTGTCCCCGCCGCATTTGGGCGAGAAGGAATTGGAATTTGTTCGAGAGGCTTTCAATACGAATTGGATTGCTCCCTTAGGACCGAATGTCGAGGGGTTCGAGAAGGATATCGTTTCTTACACAGGCTGCAACGGAGCACTTGCGCTAAGCTCCGGTACCTCGGCCATCCATCTCGCGCTGCGATTAGCCGGTGTAGGCTCTGGCGATCTTGTATTCGTCTCCTCGCTGACTTTCGTAGCTAGCGTGAACCCGGTTTTGTATTTGGGTGCAGAGCCGGTGCTAATTGACTCTGATGAAGAAACTTGGAATATGTCCTCGCAAGCGTTGGAGCGAGCGTTCACTAGCGCGGCTCGGAGGGGTAAGTTTCCTAAAGCGTTAATTGTCGTTAACCTATACGGACAAAGCGCGGATATGGACCCCATTATGGAGCTATGCAATCGATATGGAGTACCTGTTATCGAGGATGCAGCCGAATCACTGGGTGCGACTTATAAAGGAAGAGCGAGTGGTACGATCGGCCAATATGGCATCTATTCGTTTAACGGCAACAAAATCATTACAACCTCAGGCGGCGGAATGCTAATCTCTCAGGATGAGGTGGCGTTAGATAGAGCAAGACATTGGGCAACTCAGGCGCGCGACCCTGCTAGCCATTATGAGCACACCCAGCTGGGCTACAATTATCGGCTAAGTAACGTGCTTGCTGGCGTAGGACGCGGACAGCTCGAGGTTCTGAATGAACGAGTTGAAGCGCGGCGTGCCGTCTACAAGCGGTATGAAGATGCGTTCTCAAAGATTAAAGGCTTCAAGCTTATGCCCGAAGCCGCTTATGGTCAGTCTACTAGATGGCTCACAGCACTAACTATTAATCCAGAAGCAGCAGGTGTGACAGCAGATGAGCTTATAGAGGCATTAGCTGCTGAAAATATTGAGGCAAGACCAGTATGGAAGCCGATGCACAGACAGCCTCTGCTTCAAGGATGCGCTTATTATCCTCATTCTGAAAATGAGAGCGTCTCTGATCGGTTATTCGAGCAAGGAATATGCTTACCGTCAGGCTCAAGCTTGACCATTCGTGATCAGGATAGAGTTATCGCTTGTATTGAAGAGCGTATTAGAGGATGGAGGTTCCGACATGAAAGTGCGTAAAGCGATTATTCCGGCCGCAGGCCTTGGAACGAGATTTCTTCCCGCAACTAAGGCGCAGCCCAAAGAGATGCTGCCGATTGTAGATAAGCCGACCATTCAATATATCGTTGAAGAGGCGATTGCTTCTGGCATCGAGGATATCCTCATTATTAGCGGACGAGGCAAGCGGGCGATTGAAGATCATTTTGACAAATCGTTCGAGCTGGAAGAGACGCTTGGCAAGAAGGGTAAGAACAAGGAATTGGAGCAAATTCGCTCGATTTCCGAGATGGCCAACATCCATTATATCCGGCAAAAGGAGCCTAAGGGACTGGGGCATGCCATCTGGTGTGCACGTAGCTTCGTAGGCAATGAACCATTCGCCGTGCTGCTGGGTGACGATATCGTGCAATCAACTGAGCCCTGCCTTAAGCAGCTAATTCGTGTATTTTCTCGTTATAATTCCTCAGTCGTTGGGGTGCAGCGGGTCAGTGACGAGGACGTATCCAAATATGGGATTATCGCCCCTCGCGGTTCATCCATTGAGCCGTCGGTTTTCTTCTTGGATTCTCTGGTTGAGAAGCCGACGCGTAAAGCCGCACCGTCAAACTACGCCATTATGGGACGTTACGTCCTTATGCCTGAAATCTTTGACATTTTAGAGGTTCAGGAGCCGGGAGCGGGTGGAGAGATTCAATTAACTGATGCTATTAAGCGGTTGAACGAGCTCAAGACGGTCGTTGCTTACAATTTCGAAGGCTTACGGTATGACGTTGGCGATAAGTTTGGCTTTATTCGCGCCACGCTAGACTTTGCATTGGAGCGCGAGGATCTGAGAGACGACGTGTTGGGATACATCCAGGCAACTTACGAGCAGCAGCTCGCATTCTTGAATAAGGTGGCGAAATAGGATGCAGAAAATCGCGGTCATTGGTACGGGGTATGTGGGGCTAGTATCGGGAACTTGTTTCGCAGAGATCGGCAATCGGATCATCTGCTGCGACGTTGACGAGGTGAAGATCAATTCGCTTAAGAGAGGCGTTGTGCCCATCTATGAGCCAGGCTTAAAGGAATTGATCGATAAGAATACAGCTGCCGGACGGCTGCTCTTCTCCTCTAATGTCGGTGAAGCGATTGAAGCATCAGATATTATATACATTGCGGTAGGCACTCCTATGTCAGACACGGGTGAGGCCGATATGCGATATGTGAAGGACGTTGCTAAAAAAATCGGTGAGCATCTGAACGGATATAAGGTCATCGTTAACAAAAGCACGGTACCTGTAGGAACAGGCGAGCTTGTGCGGCAGATCATATCCAACCATCGCAAGTATCCAACTGTACATTTCGATGTCGTATCCAATCCAGAGTTTCTGCGGGAAGGATCGGCTATATCGGATTGCATGAACATGGATCGGGCCGTTATCGGCTCGACAAGTGATAAAGCAGCTAAGTTGATCGCCGAGCTTCATGCTCCGTTCGGGACGAGCATTTTCCAAACGGATCTGGAAAGCGCCGAAATGATCAAATACGCTGCTAATGCGTTTCTCGCTACGAAAATTTCTTTTATTAATGCAATAGCTAACATTTGCGAGCGGGTAGGAGCGGATGTTACTCGGGTATCTGAAGGCATGGGGCTCGACTCTCGAATCGGTGGGAAGTTTTTGCAGGCTGGGATTGGTTATGGCGGGTCTTGTTTTCCGAAGGATACATTCGCACTTGCACATATCGCGGATCAATCGGGATACGATTTCGAATTGCTGAAGGCAGTCATTCGCACGAATGATCAACAGCGCCTCCTCGTTACGGACAAGCTGAAGCAGGCCATTGGCTCTGCAGATGGGAAAAGAATCGCTGTACTGGGACTGGCATTCAAGCCGAACACGGATGATATGCGCTATGCCCCATCGCTGTCAATCATTCCAGAGCTCGTGGAACTAGGTGCAAGTGTACGTGCGTTTGATCCGATTGCGGTGGAGTCAGCCAAGCCGTTACTTCCAGAGGAGGTTCAATACTTCAACACGATAGAGGAGACGTTGGAGGGATGCGATGCTTGCATCATTCTGACTGAGTGGCCGGAGATCGTTAGTATGGATCTGCTGAAGGCGAAAAGGTTAATGAAGGAAACGGTTCTCATTGACGGACGCAATTGCATTCCGCAGCAATCTATTCAACAGCACGGCTTTACGTATCATTCCATTGGTCGCAGACCTGTCAATGTGGTGGGAAGTGGTCTTCATACGGCGAACTTCTAAATATTTTCTTCTATTACCTGTATTCCTGTGGTGTCTGTTGATTTTCACTCTGTCTCAGCAGACTTACTCGGAGCAAAGCATTGTGCCTTTCTTGCATAAGGTTGCGCCAAAGGAGGTGATTGCGGGATATTTACCTGACATGACGATTCATTATAACGGCGCTACAATCGTTGCCCGGCAAGATCCTTACCGATTCGTTGAGTTTTTGTTTCGCAAAGGTTCCCATCTTGGCGTCTATATGGTTTTGGCAGCAGCAGCAGCTTATGCCTTTATGGCTATTCCCGCATTACGGGTAAAAGGATGGGCTGTTCCGTCAGCAGTAGTTGGGTTTACGTTACTCGTGAGCATCTTAGATGAGAGACTGCAATCCGCATCGGGAATGCGTACCCCAGCGATACAGGATGTCATTATCGACTTAGTAGGTGCTACCGGGGGCTTGTTGATTGCAACAGGAACGAAACGATGGTGGGTGAATCGGAAGGGACGTCGGGAAAACAAAGAGCAACCACGTGGAAAGGAAGGATGACAATGAAGAAATGGTGCGGGATATTGGCCGCTTCAGTATTCGCGGCCGCAGTCTTCACGGGCTTTCAGCCTGGACAGGCATCTGCTGCAAGCGCGAAGGAAAAGGCTACAGCAAACAGCAAGGCATCAATACAAGCTGTTGTAAGCTGGTTGAATACCAAGGTGCTTCCAGCTATTGAAGACTGGGCGAAGAAAAACAAGCCGGGGAACGGTAACAACGGCAACGGCAATGGCAACAACGGTAATGGTAACAACGGAAACGGTAATAATGGCAACGGCAATGGTAACAACGGTAACAACGGTAATGGTAACAACGGTAACGGCAATGGTAACAATGGCAACAACGGTAATGGTAATAACGGCAATGGTAACAATGGCAACAACGGTAATGGTAATAACGGCAATGGTAACAATGGCAACAACGGTAACGGTAATGGCAACAATGGGAACGGTAATGGTAACAACGGAAATGGCAATGGTAACGGTACGCCGAGTAAGGAGGAGTACAATAAGATCACGACGGAAGCAACGAATAAGCTGATCTCCCTCCAAATCAATGCTCAGCATGAGTTAACTAGCATTGCGCTGCGATTCAAGCAGCTCAAGACTACGCATGAGAAATCGCTCTTGTACAAAGAGGGATCGGCTGCTTTTGCGGATAAGGAAACGACTTACACGGATATCATTAATGACACCATCGCCAAGCTCATTAAGGGCGGACACAGCTTGGATATTATCCGGCAGTATCAAGCTCAGTACCAGAATGATATTCTATTCGGGCAAACTCTATTGAAACAACTTGCAAAATAATGGCCAATGAGATGAGGGAAATTCCTCATCGATACGCAAGAGGGTCGACTTAAAGTAGATTTTACTTTAGGACGACCCTCTTTGCATATGTTAGAATCTATTGAGGTACCTCATGTAAGTTAGGAAGGAAGAGTGCAAATGCTACCACGTTATACAACAGTAAGAGAATATGGCAGTGAAGAAATCGTAATTAAGAAATCCCGTTTCATCGGTCACGCTAAGCCTGTTGAGACCGAAGAAGAAGCGGTTGCTTTCATAGAGGAATTAAAGAAGAAATATTGGAATGCCACACACAACTGCTCAGCTTACTTAATCGGAGAGCGGGATCAATTCCAGAAAGCGCTGGATGACGGCGAGCCTAGCGGAACAGCAGGGAAACCTATTCTTGAAGTCATCAAGCATCGCGGCATGAAAAATGTAGTCGTCGTAGTAACCCGTTATTTTGGCGGCATTATGCTAGGTGCTGGTGGTTTAGTTCGGGCATATACGGATGGTGCGGTTGCTGGTATTGATGCTGCACAACCAATTGTAAAAGTGCTGCATCGTGAGGTTATAGTCGATGTAGATTATACCTGGTACGGTAAGCTTGAAAATGTGCTGCGAGAAAGAGGCTTCCGAGTCGGTGAGGTTCTTTTTACCGATCGTGTACGAGTACAATGCCTGCCCGAAGCAGAAGAGGCGGAACGCTTTCAGGATTGGATTACCGATGTGACACAAGGCCAGGCAGTATTAGAGATCGGCGAGGAAACCTATTTTATCGAAGGCGAATAACCCGTTAACCTCAACCCTCAACAAATTTAAGCAGGTATTCACGATTCCGAGGTCCGTCGAACTCACAGAAGTAAATCCCTTGCCAACGTCCCAATAGCAATTTTCCGCCGGTTACTATAATGGTTTGCGAGGTGCCGGTTGTAATCGCTTTAAGATGGGAAGCCGTATTTCCCTCTGCGTGTCTATATTTGGGATGATTCCAAGGGTACACTTCATCTAGTCGCATGAGTACGTCTAATTTGACGTCCGGATCAGCATTTTCATTAATCGTAATACCTGCTGTCGTGTGAGGACTATATACAATAACGAACCCCTCCTGCATGCCGTGCTTAGCTACGAGAGACATGACCTTCCTAGTAATATCAATCATTTCGTCACGCTTGGATGTGCGCAGAGATTCTCGTAATAGCATGGACAACCCTTCCTCTCATAAGCAATTGCTAATTTA
This portion of the Cohnella abietis genome encodes:
- a CDS encoding sugar transferase encodes the protein MKKIAHVCTSATSHKILVDKLELLRNNGYDVHLISSSEGYIDEVVAGTNLKLHIIPMNRQIRPWDDLKSTWQLRRLFKKEKFDIVHTHTAKAGVLGRIAAKLAGIPLILHTSHGLPFFEGQSRKAFHLYRLLEAIGARFCHALSSQNREDIPKLRTLAPNKPVFWEGNGVDLDKLTKEQHKITDPSLSLLRTAYEIPPERGVLLMAARFEPVKNHAMLLSALSSLKSKDQLSFITLLAGKGPLESTIKQQISELGLNNDVLMIGHQSPLYQHLKLADAVVLTSDKEGIPRIVMEAMAFSKPVIATNALGTRELVKHEKTGELIPLGRADLLADSLMRVMNDVDLRQRMGKEAREVIKSEYTEQLVVQRLSAMYKELDPAAGKGLLSWRDRRRRAFVKRAFDLAVSVPALIVLSPVYLLTALLVRLKLGSPVLFKQERPGLYGKPFHVFKFRTMTDKRDASGQLLPDGVRLTAFGQLLRRLSLDELPQLLNVVKGDMSLVGPRPLLMEYLDLYTSDQARRHDVRPGITGWAQVNGRNAISWEEKFRLDCWYVDRQSFLLDLRIVMLTALKVVRREGIAQEGHATVGKFTGARTMEGSS
- a CDS encoding acetyltransferase; translated protein: MTEKVQWLIIIGSGGHGKVAADAAVASGRYRVAAFADDKYESDRIKGGILHAPLASIQSLLNQIEDARVVVAVGTNSIRMQIVKRLNLPEEKYATIIHPKAVISPSAKIGHGSVIFAGAVLNADAVIGQHAIVNSNAVVEHDCVIGDFVHISPAVAMAGGVHIEMGAHIGIGACLIPGVSVGAWSTLGAGAVAIRDVPADCTAVGVPASHIRAKNGLVPSVHLKLAGG
- a CDS encoding aminotransferase class I/II-fold pyridoxal phosphate-dependent enzyme, which gives rise to MITEQQSRIYLSPPHLGEKELEFVREAFNTNWIAPLGPNVEGFEKDIVSYTGCNGALALSSGTSAIHLALRLAGVGSGDLVFVSSLTFVASVNPVLYLGAEPVLIDSDEETWNMSSQALERAFTSAARRGKFPKALIVVNLYGQSADMDPIMELCNRYGVPVIEDAAESLGATYKGRASGTIGQYGIYSFNGNKIITTSGGGMLISQDEVALDRARHWATQARDPASHYEHTQLGYNYRLSNVLAGVGRGQLEVLNERVEARRAVYKRYEDAFSKIKGFKLMPEAAYGQSTRWLTALTINPEAAGVTADELIEALAAENIEARPVWKPMHRQPLLQGCAYYPHSENESVSDRLFEQGICLPSGSSLTIRDQDRVIACIEERIRGWRFRHESA
- the galU gene encoding UTP--glucose-1-phosphate uridylyltransferase GalU; its protein translation is MKVRKAIIPAAGLGTRFLPATKAQPKEMLPIVDKPTIQYIVEEAIASGIEDILIISGRGKRAIEDHFDKSFELEETLGKKGKNKELEQIRSISEMANIHYIRQKEPKGLGHAIWCARSFVGNEPFAVLLGDDIVQSTEPCLKQLIRVFSRYNSSVVGVQRVSDEDVSKYGIIAPRGSSIEPSVFFLDSLVEKPTRKAAPSNYAIMGRYVLMPEIFDILEVQEPGAGGEIQLTDAIKRLNELKTVVAYNFEGLRYDVGDKFGFIRATLDFALEREDLRDDVLGYIQATYEQQLAFLNKVAK
- the tuaD gene encoding UDP-glucose 6-dehydrogenase TuaD — protein: MQKIAVIGTGYVGLVSGTCFAEIGNRIICCDVDEVKINSLKRGVVPIYEPGLKELIDKNTAAGRLLFSSNVGEAIEASDIIYIAVGTPMSDTGEADMRYVKDVAKKIGEHLNGYKVIVNKSTVPVGTGELVRQIISNHRKYPTVHFDVVSNPEFLREGSAISDCMNMDRAVIGSTSDKAAKLIAELHAPFGTSIFQTDLESAEMIKYAANAFLATKISFINAIANICERVGADVTRVSEGMGLDSRIGGKFLQAGIGYGGSCFPKDTFALAHIADQSGYDFELLKAVIRTNDQQRLLVTDKLKQAIGSADGKRIAVLGLAFKPNTDDMRYAPSLSIIPELVELGASVRAFDPIAVESAKPLLPEEVQYFNTIEETLEGCDACIILTEWPEIVSMDLLKAKRLMKETVLIDGRNCIPQQSIQQHGFTYHSIGRRPVNVVGSGLHTANF
- a CDS encoding VanZ family protein, giving the protein MWWEVVFIRRTSKYFLLLPVFLWCLLIFTLSQQTYSEQSIVPFLHKVAPKEVIAGYLPDMTIHYNGATIVARQDPYRFVEFLFRKGSHLGVYMVLAAAAAYAFMAIPALRVKGWAVPSAVVGFTLLVSILDERLQSASGMRTPAIQDVIIDLVGATGGLLIATGTKRWWVNRKGRRENKEQPRGKEG
- a CDS encoding YigZ family protein, with the translated sequence MLPRYTTVREYGSEEIVIKKSRFIGHAKPVETEEEAVAFIEELKKKYWNATHNCSAYLIGERDQFQKALDDGEPSGTAGKPILEVIKHRGMKNVVVVVTRYFGGIMLGAGGLVRAYTDGAVAGIDAAQPIVKVLHREVIVDVDYTWYGKLENVLRERGFRVGEVLFTDRVRVQCLPEAEEAERFQDWITDVTQGQAVLEIGEETYFIEGE
- a CDS encoding secondary thiamine-phosphate synthase enzyme YjbQ, translated to MLLRESLRTSKRDEMIDITRKVMSLVAKHGMQEGFVIVYSPHTTAGITINENADPDVKLDVLMRLDEVYPWNHPKYRHAEGNTASHLKAITTGTSQTIIVTGGKLLLGRWQGIYFCEFDGPRNREYLLKFVEG